In the genome of Candidatus Palauibacter scopulicola, one region contains:
- a CDS encoding amidohydrolase family protein yields MRTKRYCRVILTAAGVFLLGAGSLLAQVGRPETTPRGADEGDGPYDRLILRGVTIIDGTGAPPQGPVDIVIEGDRIVSVNTVGFPGLDISEDRRPDVEIEDDPGANVHEVDLSGHFVMPGFVDMHAHTGGLPKAPQPEYVYKLWMAHGITTSRGVGHGPMMWSLEEKAKAARNEIVAPRMYTYVRPGEAWGQGLVHSPETAREWVRWAAAQEVDGQKIDGLKLGSYDPPIMEALIDEARQHGLGTVAHLGQMGVGRMTALDAAEIGLDMMTHYYGLFESMLSDYSVQDWPLDYNYQNEQHRFGNVARLWDQVDGPGSESWNALQERFLELGFGIDPTMTIYEASRDVMAARNADWHEEYTLPSQWDFYQASRAAHGSYWFYWGTEEEVAWRNFYKVWMQFLNEFKNRGGRVTTGSDSGFIYKLYGFDYIREFELLREAGFHPVEVIRSATLHGAQELNDPKGLPPDFGMIRPGLKADFVVVEENPLQNLKVLYGNGALKLNDETGETERVGGIKYTIKDGIIYDAQRMLADVREMVRAAKAQLATEDDD; encoded by the coding sequence CTGACGGCGGCCGGGGTCTTCCTCCTCGGCGCGGGATCGCTGCTCGCGCAAGTCGGCCGCCCGGAAACGACGCCACGCGGCGCCGACGAGGGCGACGGCCCCTACGACCGCCTGATTCTTCGCGGCGTCACGATCATCGATGGAACGGGCGCGCCGCCGCAGGGCCCCGTGGACATCGTCATCGAGGGCGACCGCATCGTCTCCGTCAACACTGTCGGCTTCCCGGGTCTCGACATCAGCGAGGATCGCCGGCCCGACGTGGAAATCGAGGACGATCCCGGCGCGAACGTGCACGAGGTCGACCTCTCCGGGCACTTCGTCATGCCCGGCTTCGTCGACATGCACGCCCACACCGGCGGCCTCCCCAAGGCGCCGCAGCCCGAGTACGTCTACAAGCTCTGGATGGCGCACGGGATCACGACCTCCCGCGGCGTGGGCCACGGGCCGATGATGTGGTCGCTCGAGGAGAAGGCGAAGGCGGCGCGCAACGAGATCGTCGCCCCGCGCATGTACACCTACGTGCGGCCCGGCGAGGCCTGGGGCCAGGGGCTGGTGCACTCGCCCGAGACGGCGCGCGAATGGGTGCGCTGGGCGGCGGCGCAGGAAGTCGACGGACAGAAGATCGACGGGCTCAAGCTGGGCTCGTACGACCCGCCGATCATGGAGGCGCTGATCGACGAGGCGCGGCAGCACGGGCTCGGCACCGTGGCCCACCTCGGCCAGATGGGCGTGGGGCGGATGACCGCGCTCGACGCGGCCGAGATCGGGCTCGACATGATGACCCACTACTACGGCCTGTTCGAGTCCATGCTGTCCGACTACAGCGTCCAGGACTGGCCGCTCGACTACAACTACCAGAACGAGCAGCACCGCTTCGGCAACGTGGCCCGGCTCTGGGACCAGGTCGACGGCCCCGGCTCCGAGAGCTGGAACGCGCTCCAGGAGCGCTTCCTCGAACTCGGGTTCGGGATCGATCCGACGATGACGATCTACGAGGCGAGCCGCGACGTGATGGCCGCCCGCAACGCGGACTGGCACGAGGAGTACACGCTCCCCAGCCAGTGGGACTTCTATCAGGCAAGCCGTGCCGCGCACGGCTCGTACTGGTTCTACTGGGGCACGGAGGAAGAGGTCGCGTGGCGGAACTTCTACAAGGTGTGGATGCAGTTCCTCAACGAGTTCAAGAACCGCGGCGGCCGGGTGACGACGGGCTCGGACTCGGGCTTCATCTACAAGCTGTACGGCTTCGACTACATCCGGGAGTTCGAACTGCTGCGCGAGGCCGGCTTCCACCCGGTGGAAGTCATCCGCTCGGCGACCCTGCACGGGGCGCAGGAGCTGAACGATCCCAAGGGACTGCCGCCCGACTTCGGGATGATCCGCCCCGGGCTCAAGGCCGATTTCGTCGTCGTCGAGGAGAACCCGCTTCAGAACCTGAAGGTCCTGTACGGAAACGGCGCGCTGAAGCTCAACGACGAGACCGGCGAGACGGAGCGCGTCGGCGGCATCAAGTACACGATCAAGGACGGCATCATCTACGACGCGCAGCGGATGCTGGCCGACGTGCGCGAGATGGTGCGGGCGGCGAAAGCCCAACTTGCGACGGAGGACGACGATTAG
- a CDS encoding DUF305 domain-containing protein: MKFARGAGLLLVALAACRGDAGEGEGEARTVQPGAPGEATRVLTVEEAASLESITHTEADVRFMQGMIPHHAQALEMAALIAERTDHEGLHLLGRRIEISQRDEIAWMTRWLERRGETAPMMGTGHAHGLGEGELMPGMLSREEMDALAAAHGAEFDRLFLEGMIKHHQGALMMVAELFDSPGGGQETEIFRFAADVDADQDMEILRMSDMLNAIP, encoded by the coding sequence ATGAAGTTCGCGCGCGGGGCCGGGCTCCTGCTCGTGGCGCTGGCCGCGTGCCGCGGCGACGCGGGCGAGGGGGAGGGGGAGGCACGGACGGTCCAGCCCGGCGCCCCCGGCGAGGCCACGCGCGTCCTGACGGTGGAGGAAGCCGCATCCCTCGAGAGCATCACGCACACGGAGGCGGACGTACGGTTCATGCAGGGGATGATCCCGCATCACGCCCAGGCGCTGGAGATGGCCGCCCTCATTGCGGAGCGGACGGACCACGAGGGACTGCACCTGCTCGGGCGCCGGATCGAGATCTCCCAGCGGGACGAGATCGCGTGGATGACGCGCTGGCTCGAGCGCCGCGGCGAGACGGCTCCGATGATGGGGACCGGACATGCGCACGGACTCGGCGAGGGCGAACTCATGCCGGGGATGCTGTCCCGCGAGGAGATGGACGCCCTCGCCGCTGCACACGGCGCCGAGTTCGACCGGCTCTTCCTGGAGGGCATGATCAAGCATCATCAGGGCGCCCTGATGATGGTGGCGGAACTGTTCGACAGTCCTGGCGGAGGCCAGGAGACGGAGATCTTCCGGTTCGCGGCGGATGTGGACGCGGACCAGGACATGGAGATCCTGCGCATGAGCGACATGCTGAACGCGATTCCATGA